One Rosa chinensis cultivar Old Blush chromosome 5, RchiOBHm-V2, whole genome shotgun sequence genomic region harbors:
- the LOC112203558 gene encoding cysteine-rich receptor-like protein kinase 29, with translation MGFEEKMGFKKKMDVFSGEISLVESLQYNFEDIRSATDDFSDENKLGQGGFGVVYKGRLYNEQYIAVKKLSKSSQQGDREFKNEVTLVAQLQHRNLVRLLGFCLKGEERLLIYEYIPNKSLEHFIFDPTNHEHLDWETHYKIIEGIVRGLLYLHEDSRLRIIHRDLKASNILLDEDMKPKIADFGMARLFVMDQSQGDTKTIVGTYGYMAPEYASHGRFSVKSDVFSFGVLVLEIITGKKSGSFRNGENEDDLLSYAWRNWRDDTTLNIIDPMLTTGSRSEIMRCIQIGLLCVQENLNDRPTIGSVVSMLNNHSLKISVPSRPPY, from the exons ATGGGTTTTGAGGAGAAGATGGGTttcaagaagaagatgg ATGTTTTTTCTGGAGAAATTAGTCTCGTGGAATCGTTACAATATAACTTTGAAGATATTAGATCTGCAACGGATGACTTTTCTGATGAAAATAAGCTTGGACAAGGTGGATTTGGAGTTGTTTACAAG GGTAGGCTATATAACGAACAATATATAGCTGTGAAAAAGCTATCTAAAAGTTCTCAACAGGGTGATCGTGAATTTAAAAATGAAGTCACGTTAGTTGCTCAACTTCAACACCGGAACTTAGTGAGGCTTTTAGGCTTTTGCTTGAAAGGAGAGGAAAGGCTCCTCATTTACGAATATATACCTAATAAAAGTCTTGAACACTTCATTTTTG ACCCAACCAATCATGAACATTTGGATTGGGAAACACATTACAAAATCATAGAAGGAATTGTTCGTGGTCTTCTTTACCTCCATGAAGATTCTCGACTTCGAATTATTCACCGTGATCTCAAAGCCAGCAACATTTTGTTGGATGAAGATATGAAAcctaaaattgcagattttggtaTGGCAAGGTTGTTTGTGATGGATCAAAGTCAAGGAGATACAAAAACCATTGTTGGGACCTA TGGATACATGGCACCTGAATATGCAAGTCATGGGCGCTTTTCTGTCAAGTCAGATGTCTTTAGTTTTGGTGTGTTAGTTCTTGAAATAATTACTGGCAAGAAGAGTGGTAGTTTCCGAAATGGTGAAAATGAAGACGACCTATTAAGCTAT GCCTGGAGAAATTGGAGGGATGATACAACTCTAAATATCATAGATCCCATGTTAACAACAGGCTCAAGATCTGAAATAATGAGATGCATCCAGATTGGATTATTATGTGTCCAAGAAAATTTGAATGACAGGCCAACCATAGGTTCAGTTGTTTCCATGCTTAATAATCATTCTCTCAAAATCTCAGTACCTTCACGGCCTCCATATTAA